The following are encoded in a window of Staphylococcus piscifermentans genomic DNA:
- the rnpA gene encoding ribonuclease P protein component, translated as MEVEKPYRIKKNSDFQMIYRKGKSVANRQFVIYMMPDKGLTHFKLGISVSKKLGNAVTRNRIKRAIRENFKVHKNDILPRNIIVIARHPAKNMTTLEIQKSLEHVLKIAKLFNKRIK; from the coding sequence AACAGCGATTTCCAAATGATTTATAGAAAAGGAAAATCCGTAGCAAATCGTCAGTTTGTTATTTATATGATGCCGGATAAGGGATTGACTCATTTCAAATTAGGTATTAGTGTTTCAAAGAAGTTGGGTAATGCGGTTACACGCAATCGTATTAAAAGGGCAATCAGAGAAAATTTCAAAGTACATAAAAATGATATATTGCCTAGAAATATAATCGTTATTGCGAGACATCCCGCTAAAAATATGACGACATTAGAAATTCAAAAAAGTTTAGAACATGTGTTGAAAATCGCAAAATTATTCAATAAGAGAATAAAGTAG